Proteins co-encoded in one Malus sylvestris chromosome 9, drMalSylv7.2, whole genome shotgun sequence genomic window:
- the LOC126582202 gene encoding 1-phosphatidylinositol-3-phosphate 5-kinase FAB1B-like isoform X1: protein MAAPNKMFSHFISMVKSWIPWRSEPANVSRDFWMPDRSCRVCYECDAQFTVFNRKHHCRLCGRVFCAKCTENSIPAPSGDPGTDREEWEKIRVCNFCYKQREQGVAIPDSGILIANLDLSSSPSETSFASFKSCGTGSSSSFTNSMPHSAGPYQRLQLGSGLSPSQSSLMETNTEKQSKFGPWRNTDFGANMSPNQYEVATARSDDEDVESGIFQSDSKNYSQVSDYFSHIDFDEMSNDDGSHKVHLDGENIDAKNLSSSSLLPSYDSQVLEGIPQLEKKEDEHDIGDECEASSSMYSAGDGDIQPVDFENNGLLWLPPEPEDEEDERETVLLDDDDDGDATGEWGHLRASSSFGSGEYRNRDRSGEEHKKAMKNVVDGHFRALVAQLLQVENLPIGQEGETEGWLEIITSLSWEAATLLKPDMSKGGGMDPGGYVKVKCIASGSRYDSMVVKGVVCKKNVAHRRMTSKLEKPRFMILGGALEYQRVSNSLSSFDTLLQQEMDHLKMAVAKINAHHPDVLLVEKSVSRYAQEYLLAKDISLVLNIKRPLLERIARCTGAQIVPSIDHLSSQKLGYCDLFHVERFMEDLGSAGQGGKTLVKTLMYFEGCPKPLGCTILLRGANGDELKKVKHVVQYGIFAAYHLALETSFLADEGASLPELPLNTPITVALPDKPSSIERSISTVPGFSVAGNGQSRNEPRRSNSVPVSDLDSAIRSIQPPLLSSRTSLPTPPTSGFTISTSVYPTPSGNASDTTSVYSTPSGNAPDTYHKSLSSYHMFDNQNEMGSKEFSQVENSATKICSDIMSSHLAGNNLRSLETMGQGIFSVAQNDESVSTGNQLGGSDNSFLHEDGKTQADEPGPMNEEFPPTPSDHQSILVSLSSRCVWKGTVCERSHLFRIKYYGSFDKPLGRFLRDHLFDQSYQCNSCEMPSEAHVHCYTHRQGTLTISVKRLPEILLPGEKEGRIWMWHRCLKCPRTNGFPPATRRIVMSDAAWGLSFGKFLELSFSNHAAASRVASCGHSLHRDCLRFYGFGKMVACFRYASIDVYSVYLPPAKVDFNYEKQEWIQKETDEVIDRAELLFSEVLNVLRQIAEKRSGSGSHSSGMVTPESRHQIVELEGMLQREKVEFEELLQKTLNREAKKGQPAIDILEINRLRRQLLFQSYMWDHRLVYAASLENNRHSDGLNSSTPDEGKPATNSEDIADNVAINPGKSYNSCDSFLVDAMLNKGFDHGEDIANTVHSEMVNKERDSGRNSKYENEDQCNLSDGVSTCDQSDPLKPRAGIRKSLSDGQFPVIMDLSDTLDTAWTGENQCGFGTAKDSTRTVPVLGLADSSASPVKDGLNLDHAEDQNGPKLAHSASGLSTKGSENMEDSVSWLKMPFLNFYFNKNFLSASQKLDTLGEYNPVYVSSFRELELKGGARLLLPVGVNDTVVPVYDDEPTSLISYALASPDYQLQISDEGERTRDNGDVSLSDSLTTQSHHPDDDTTSESHRSFGSTEESLLPTYGSRSSLGLDPLSYTKALHARVSFGDDSPLGQVKYSVTCYYAKRFEALRRICCPSELDYVRSLSRCKKWGAQGGKSNVFFAKSLDDRFIIKQVTKTELESFIKFAPSYFKYLSESIGTKSPTCLAKILGIYQVTSKHLKGGKESKIDVLVMENLLFGRNITRLYDLKGSSRSRYNPDSSGSNKVLLDQNLIEAMPTSPIFVGNKPKRVLERAVWNDTAFLASIDVMDYSLLVGVDEENHELVLGIIDFMRQYTWDKHLETWVKASGILGGPKNASPTVVSPKQYKKRFRKAMTTYFLMVPDQWSPPSIVASTSQSDLGEDTGGNSVE from the exons ATGGCTGCGCCCAACAAGATGTTCTCCCATTTCATTTCCATGGTGAAATCATGGATCCCTTGGCGATCAGAACCTGCTAATGTTTCGAGGGATTTTTGGATGCCTGATCGTAGCTGTAGGGTATGCTACGAGTGTGATGCACAGTTTACTGTATTTAACCGTAAACATCATTGTCGACTTTGTGGACGAGTTTTCTGTGCTAAGTGTACAGAGAACTCAATTCCTGCCCCCTCTGGTGATCCAGGAACAGATCGGGAAGAGTGGGAGAAGATTCGTGTATGCAATTTTTGTTACAAGCAACGGGAACAAGGCGTAGCTATTCCTGATAGCGGAATCCTGATTGCCAACTTAGATCTTAGTTCTTCACCATCAGAAACAAGTTTTGCTAGCTTTAAGTCATGTGGCACTGGTAGCAGTAGTAGCTTCACTAACTCAATGCCACACTCAGCTGGACCATATCAACGACTTCAACTTGGTTCTGGCCTCAGCCCCAGTCAGTCATCTCTAATGGAAACTAACACAGAAAAGCAGAGCAAATTCGGTCCATGGAGGAACACTGATTTTGGTGCCAATATGTCTCCAAACCAATATGAAGTTGCAACTGCCAG GAGTGATGATGAGGATGTTGAGTCCGGTATTTTTCAGTCAGATTCAAAGAATTATTCTCAAGTCAGTGACTACTTTAGTCACATTGATTTTGATGAGATGAGCAATGATGATGGATCCCATAAGGTGCATCTTGATGGTGAAAATATTGATGCGAAAAATTTAAGTAGCTCCTCGTTACTTCCCAGTTATGACTCGCAGGTTTTGGAGGGAATCCCACAGctcgaaaaaaaagaagatgaacatGATATTGGGGATGAATGTGAGGCATCTTCGTCTATGTATTCTGCAGGGGATGGTGATATACAACCTGTGGATTTTGAGAACAATGGACTTTTATGGCTCCCCCCCGAaccagaagatgaagaagatgaaagggAAACTGTTCTGcttgatgatgacgatgatggtGATGCTACAGGAGAGTGGGGCCATTTACGTGCATCAAGCAGTTTTGGAAGTGGGGAATATCGCAATAGGGATCGGTCAGGTGAGGAGCACAAGAAGGCCATGAAGAATGTAGTTGATGGACACTTTAGGGCTTTGGTAGCTCAACTATTGCAGGTTGAGAACCTTCCAATCGGCCAGGAAGGAGAAACAGAAGGTTGGTTGGAGATCATTACGTCTCTGTCCTGGGAGGCTGCTACACTATTAAAGCCAGATATGAGCAAAGGTGGAGGGATGGACCCAGGTGGTTATGTAAAAGTAAAATGTATAGCTTCTGGATCTCGCTATGATAG TATGGTGGTCAAAGGAGTTGTGTGTAAGAAAAATGTGGCTCATCGACGAATGACATCCAAATTAGAGAAACCTCGGTTTATGATACTTGGTGGTGCTCTTGAGTACCAGCGTGTTTCTAACTCCTTGTCAAGTTTTGATACTCTATTGCAGCAG GAGATGGACCACTTAAAGATGGCAGTAGCAAAGATCAATGCACACCACCCTGATGTCCTTCTGGTAGAGAAATCAGTTTCTCGATATGCCCAAGAATATCTTCTTGCAAAAGACATATCACTTGTTCTGAATATCAAGAGGCCACTTTTAGAGCGCATAGCTCGCTGCACAGGTGCTCAAATAGTCCCTTCAATTGATCATCTCTCATCACAGAAGTTGGGCTACTGCGACTTATTTCATGTGGAGAGGTTCATGGAAGATCTTGGTTCTGCTGGTCAGGGTGGGAAAACACTGGTGAAGACATTGATGTATTTTGAAGGCTGCCCAAAGCCATTGGGTTGTACT ATTCTACTTAGAGGTGCTAATGGGGATGAGCTGAAAAAAGTGAAGCACGTGGTTCAGTATGGGATTTTTGCCGCAtatcatttggctttggagacATCCTTCCTTGCCGATGAAGGAGCCTCTCTGCCAGAACTCCCATTGAACACTCCAATTACTGTGGCACTTCCAGATAAACCATCAAGCATTGAGAGGTCCATTTCCACAGTGCCTGGTTTTAGTGTTGCTGGCAATGGACAGTCTCGCAATGAACCACGAAGATCCAACAGTGTCCCAGTTTCAGATTTGGACTCGGCTATCAGAAGTATACAACCTCCTTTACTAAGTAGTCGTACCTCTCTACCCACTCCTCCCACTTCAGGTTTCACCATTTCTACATCTGTGTACCCCACTCCGTCTGGGAATGCTTCAGATACCACATCTGTGTACTCTACTCCGTCTGGGAATGCTCCAGATACTTATCACAAGAGTCTTTCTTCTTATCATATGTTTGATAATCAAAATGAAATGGGTTCTAAAGAATTTTCACAGGTGGAAAATTCTGCAACCAAAATTTGCTCTGATATCATGTCTAGTCATCTCGCTGGCAACAATTTGAGGTCTTTAGAGACTATGGGACAGGGTATCTTCTCGGTTGCCCAAAATGATGAAAGTGTAAGTACTGGAAATCAACTAGGTGGTTCAGACAATTCATTTCTGCATGAAGATGGTAAAACTCAAGCTGATGAACCAGGACCTATGAATGAAGAGTTTCCTCCGACACCTTCTGACCATCAGAGCATTTTGGTTTCCTTATCATCCCGGTGCGTGTGGAAGGGGACTGTCTGTGAGAGGTCGCATCTGTTTCGAATCAAATACTATGGAAGTTTCGATAAACCATTAGGACGGTTTTTACGAGACCATTTATTTGATCAG AGTTATCAATGCAATTCTTGCGAGATGCCATCAGAAGCACATGTTCACTGTTATACTCATCGTCAGGGTACTCTCACTATATCTGTTAAGAGGCTGCCAGAAATTCTCTTACCAGGTGAAAAGGAAGGAAGGATCTGGATGTGGCACAGATGCTTGAAGTGTCCGAGGACAAATGGATTTCCTCCGGCTACTCGGAGAATAGTGATGTCTGATGCCGCATGGGGTTTGTCATTTGGGAAATTTTTGGAGCTCAGTTTTTCAAACCATGCGGCTGCAAGCAGGGTGGCGAGCTGCGGCCATTCATTACATAGAGATTGTCTTCGTTTCTATGG ATTTGGGAAGATGGTCGCTTGCTTTCGGTATGCATCAATTGATGTTTATTCTGTCTACCTTCCACCCGCCAAAGTGGATTTCAATTATGAGAAGCAGGAATGGATACAAAAAGAAACAGATGAG GTTATTGATCGGGCAGAGCTTCTTTTTTCTGAAGTACTTAATGTTCTTCGTCAAATTGCGGAGAAAAGATCTGGTTCAGGATCGCATAGTAGTGGCATGGTAACACCTGAATCGAGACACCAAATTGTCGAACTGGAAGGAATGTTACAAAGGGAGAAGGTGGAATTTGAG GAATTGCTCCAGAAAACTTTGAACAGAGAAGCTAAAAAGGGCCAGCCTGCTATTGACATTTTGGAGATCAATCGGCTGCGAAGGCAGCTGCTTTTCCAATCTTACATGTGGGACCATCGCTTAGTTTATGCTGCCAGTTTAGAGAATAACAGACACAGCGATGGTTTGAATAGCTCAACTCCAGATGAGGGGAAACCTGCAACTAATAGTGAAGATATTGCTGATAATGTGGCAATAAATCCAGGAAAAAGTTATAATAGTTGTGATTCCTTTCTTGTGGATGCAATGCTTAACAAAGGATTTGACCACGGGGAAGACATTGCCAACACTGTCCACTCTGAAATGGTGAATAAAGAGAGAGACAGCGGCCGaaattcaaaatatgaaaacgaagATCAGTGTAATCTCTCTGATGGAGTTAGCACCTGTGATCAATCTGATCCTTTGAAACCAAGGGCAGGTATTCGTAAATCCCTCTCTGATGGTCAGTTTCCTGTCATAATGGATTTGTCAGATACCCTTGACACTGCATGGACTGGTGAAAATCAATGTGGATTTGGAACAGCGAAGGACAGTACCCGCACAGTTCCTGTTTTAGGTCTAGCAGATTCAAGTGCCTCTCCCGTGAAGGACGGATTGAACTTAGACCATGCAGAAGACCAGAATGGGCCCAAGCTTGCGCATTCTGCTTCTGGATTATCTACCAAGGGGTCTGAAAATATGGAAGACTCTGTAAGCTGGTTGAAAATGCCCTTTTTAAACTTCTACTTCAATAAGAATTTTTTATCTGCTTCTCAGAAGCTTGATACACTTGGCGAGTATAATCCGGTCTATGTTTCATCCTTTCGGGAGTTGGAACTTAAAGGTGGGGCTAGGCTGCTTCTGCCTGTGGGGGTAAATGATACTGTTGTCCCCGTATATGATGATGAGCCCACGAGTCTTATATCTTATGCCCTTGCCTCACCAGATTATCAATTGCAAATAAGTGATGAGGGGGAAAGAACAAGAGACAATGGCGATGTTAGTTTGTCTGACTCTCTCACTACGCAGTCACACCATCCTGATGATGACACAACATCTGAATCCCATCGAAGCTTTGGGTCTACTGAGGAGAGCCTTTTGCCCACATATGGATCTCGTAGCTCCCTGGGTTTGGATCCACTTTCATACACAAAAGCTTTGCATGCAAGAGTTTCTTTCGGAGATGATAGCCCACTTGGTCAGGTTAAATACTCAGTGACGTGTTACTATGCAAAACGTTTTGAAGCCTTAAGAAGGATTTGCTGCCCATCTGAGCTTGACTATGTAAGATCTCTCAGTCGTTGTAAAAAGTGGGGAGCCCAAGGTGGAAAGAGCAATGTCTTTTTTGCTAAAAGCTTGGATGACCGGTTTATCATCAAACAAGTCACCAAGACGGAGTTGGAATCTTTCATAAAGTTTGCTCCCAGTTATTTCAAATACCTATCTGAATCAATTGGCACAAAAAGTCCAACATGCCTGGCAAAGATTTTGGGGATCTATCAG GTTACATCAAAACATCTTAAAGGAGGGAAAGAGTCGAAGATAGATGTCTTAGTTATGGAGAATCTTTTGTTTGGAAGAAATATTACGCGGCTCTATGATCTCAAAGGATCTTCACGGTCTCGTTATAATCCTGATTCTAGTGGGAGCAACAAAGTACTGCTGGATCAGAACTTGATTGAAGCAATGCCCACATCTCCGATCTTTGTGGGAAACAAGCCAAAGCGTGTGTTGGAGAGAGCTGTCTGGAATGATACTGCTTTTCTTGCT TCAATTGACGTAATGGATTATTCACTACTGGTTGGGGTGGACGAAGAGAATCATGAGTTAGTACTTGGAATTATTGATTTCATGAGGCAGTATACATGGGATAAGCACCTTGAAACTTGGGTTAAAGCTTCGGGCATCCTCGGTGGGCCAAAGAACGCTTCTCCAACTGTAGTTTCCCCAAAGCAGTACAAAAAAAGGTTCCGGAAAGCAATGACAACCTATTTTCTGATGGTTCCAGATCAGTGGTCTCCTCCGTCGATTGTTGCAAGTACATCCCAGTCTGATTTGGGCGAAGACACAGGTGGTAATTCGGTTGAATGA
- the LOC126582202 gene encoding 1-phosphatidylinositol-3-phosphate 5-kinase FAB1B-like isoform X2, with translation MPHSAGPYQRLQLGSGLSPSQSSLMETNTEKQSKFGPWRNTDFGANMSPNQYEVATARSDDEDVESGIFQSDSKNYSQVSDYFSHIDFDEMSNDDGSHKVHLDGENIDAKNLSSSSLLPSYDSQVLEGIPQLEKKEDEHDIGDECEASSSMYSAGDGDIQPVDFENNGLLWLPPEPEDEEDERETVLLDDDDDGDATGEWGHLRASSSFGSGEYRNRDRSGEEHKKAMKNVVDGHFRALVAQLLQVENLPIGQEGETEGWLEIITSLSWEAATLLKPDMSKGGGMDPGGYVKVKCIASGSRYDSMVVKGVVCKKNVAHRRMTSKLEKPRFMILGGALEYQRVSNSLSSFDTLLQQEMDHLKMAVAKINAHHPDVLLVEKSVSRYAQEYLLAKDISLVLNIKRPLLERIARCTGAQIVPSIDHLSSQKLGYCDLFHVERFMEDLGSAGQGGKTLVKTLMYFEGCPKPLGCTILLRGANGDELKKVKHVVQYGIFAAYHLALETSFLADEGASLPELPLNTPITVALPDKPSSIERSISTVPGFSVAGNGQSRNEPRRSNSVPVSDLDSAIRSIQPPLLSSRTSLPTPPTSGFTISTSVYPTPSGNASDTTSVYSTPSGNAPDTYHKSLSSYHMFDNQNEMGSKEFSQVENSATKICSDIMSSHLAGNNLRSLETMGQGIFSVAQNDESVSTGNQLGGSDNSFLHEDGKTQADEPGPMNEEFPPTPSDHQSILVSLSSRCVWKGTVCERSHLFRIKYYGSFDKPLGRFLRDHLFDQSYQCNSCEMPSEAHVHCYTHRQGTLTISVKRLPEILLPGEKEGRIWMWHRCLKCPRTNGFPPATRRIVMSDAAWGLSFGKFLELSFSNHAAASRVASCGHSLHRDCLRFYGFGKMVACFRYASIDVYSVYLPPAKVDFNYEKQEWIQKETDEVIDRAELLFSEVLNVLRQIAEKRSGSGSHSSGMVTPESRHQIVELEGMLQREKVEFEELLQKTLNREAKKGQPAIDILEINRLRRQLLFQSYMWDHRLVYAASLENNRHSDGLNSSTPDEGKPATNSEDIADNVAINPGKSYNSCDSFLVDAMLNKGFDHGEDIANTVHSEMVNKERDSGRNSKYENEDQCNLSDGVSTCDQSDPLKPRAGIRKSLSDGQFPVIMDLSDTLDTAWTGENQCGFGTAKDSTRTVPVLGLADSSASPVKDGLNLDHAEDQNGPKLAHSASGLSTKGSENMEDSVSWLKMPFLNFYFNKNFLSASQKLDTLGEYNPVYVSSFRELELKGGARLLLPVGVNDTVVPVYDDEPTSLISYALASPDYQLQISDEGERTRDNGDVSLSDSLTTQSHHPDDDTTSESHRSFGSTEESLLPTYGSRSSLGLDPLSYTKALHARVSFGDDSPLGQVKYSVTCYYAKRFEALRRICCPSELDYVRSLSRCKKWGAQGGKSNVFFAKSLDDRFIIKQVTKTELESFIKFAPSYFKYLSESIGTKSPTCLAKILGIYQVTSKHLKGGKESKIDVLVMENLLFGRNITRLYDLKGSSRSRYNPDSSGSNKVLLDQNLIEAMPTSPIFVGNKPKRVLERAVWNDTAFLASIDVMDYSLLVGVDEENHELVLGIIDFMRQYTWDKHLETWVKASGILGGPKNASPTVVSPKQYKKRFRKAMTTYFLMVPDQWSPPSIVASTSQSDLGEDTGGNSVE, from the exons ATGCCACACTCAGCTGGACCATATCAACGACTTCAACTTGGTTCTGGCCTCAGCCCCAGTCAGTCATCTCTAATGGAAACTAACACAGAAAAGCAGAGCAAATTCGGTCCATGGAGGAACACTGATTTTGGTGCCAATATGTCTCCAAACCAATATGAAGTTGCAACTGCCAG GAGTGATGATGAGGATGTTGAGTCCGGTATTTTTCAGTCAGATTCAAAGAATTATTCTCAAGTCAGTGACTACTTTAGTCACATTGATTTTGATGAGATGAGCAATGATGATGGATCCCATAAGGTGCATCTTGATGGTGAAAATATTGATGCGAAAAATTTAAGTAGCTCCTCGTTACTTCCCAGTTATGACTCGCAGGTTTTGGAGGGAATCCCACAGctcgaaaaaaaagaagatgaacatGATATTGGGGATGAATGTGAGGCATCTTCGTCTATGTATTCTGCAGGGGATGGTGATATACAACCTGTGGATTTTGAGAACAATGGACTTTTATGGCTCCCCCCCGAaccagaagatgaagaagatgaaagggAAACTGTTCTGcttgatgatgacgatgatggtGATGCTACAGGAGAGTGGGGCCATTTACGTGCATCAAGCAGTTTTGGAAGTGGGGAATATCGCAATAGGGATCGGTCAGGTGAGGAGCACAAGAAGGCCATGAAGAATGTAGTTGATGGACACTTTAGGGCTTTGGTAGCTCAACTATTGCAGGTTGAGAACCTTCCAATCGGCCAGGAAGGAGAAACAGAAGGTTGGTTGGAGATCATTACGTCTCTGTCCTGGGAGGCTGCTACACTATTAAAGCCAGATATGAGCAAAGGTGGAGGGATGGACCCAGGTGGTTATGTAAAAGTAAAATGTATAGCTTCTGGATCTCGCTATGATAG TATGGTGGTCAAAGGAGTTGTGTGTAAGAAAAATGTGGCTCATCGACGAATGACATCCAAATTAGAGAAACCTCGGTTTATGATACTTGGTGGTGCTCTTGAGTACCAGCGTGTTTCTAACTCCTTGTCAAGTTTTGATACTCTATTGCAGCAG GAGATGGACCACTTAAAGATGGCAGTAGCAAAGATCAATGCACACCACCCTGATGTCCTTCTGGTAGAGAAATCAGTTTCTCGATATGCCCAAGAATATCTTCTTGCAAAAGACATATCACTTGTTCTGAATATCAAGAGGCCACTTTTAGAGCGCATAGCTCGCTGCACAGGTGCTCAAATAGTCCCTTCAATTGATCATCTCTCATCACAGAAGTTGGGCTACTGCGACTTATTTCATGTGGAGAGGTTCATGGAAGATCTTGGTTCTGCTGGTCAGGGTGGGAAAACACTGGTGAAGACATTGATGTATTTTGAAGGCTGCCCAAAGCCATTGGGTTGTACT ATTCTACTTAGAGGTGCTAATGGGGATGAGCTGAAAAAAGTGAAGCACGTGGTTCAGTATGGGATTTTTGCCGCAtatcatttggctttggagacATCCTTCCTTGCCGATGAAGGAGCCTCTCTGCCAGAACTCCCATTGAACACTCCAATTACTGTGGCACTTCCAGATAAACCATCAAGCATTGAGAGGTCCATTTCCACAGTGCCTGGTTTTAGTGTTGCTGGCAATGGACAGTCTCGCAATGAACCACGAAGATCCAACAGTGTCCCAGTTTCAGATTTGGACTCGGCTATCAGAAGTATACAACCTCCTTTACTAAGTAGTCGTACCTCTCTACCCACTCCTCCCACTTCAGGTTTCACCATTTCTACATCTGTGTACCCCACTCCGTCTGGGAATGCTTCAGATACCACATCTGTGTACTCTACTCCGTCTGGGAATGCTCCAGATACTTATCACAAGAGTCTTTCTTCTTATCATATGTTTGATAATCAAAATGAAATGGGTTCTAAAGAATTTTCACAGGTGGAAAATTCTGCAACCAAAATTTGCTCTGATATCATGTCTAGTCATCTCGCTGGCAACAATTTGAGGTCTTTAGAGACTATGGGACAGGGTATCTTCTCGGTTGCCCAAAATGATGAAAGTGTAAGTACTGGAAATCAACTAGGTGGTTCAGACAATTCATTTCTGCATGAAGATGGTAAAACTCAAGCTGATGAACCAGGACCTATGAATGAAGAGTTTCCTCCGACACCTTCTGACCATCAGAGCATTTTGGTTTCCTTATCATCCCGGTGCGTGTGGAAGGGGACTGTCTGTGAGAGGTCGCATCTGTTTCGAATCAAATACTATGGAAGTTTCGATAAACCATTAGGACGGTTTTTACGAGACCATTTATTTGATCAG AGTTATCAATGCAATTCTTGCGAGATGCCATCAGAAGCACATGTTCACTGTTATACTCATCGTCAGGGTACTCTCACTATATCTGTTAAGAGGCTGCCAGAAATTCTCTTACCAGGTGAAAAGGAAGGAAGGATCTGGATGTGGCACAGATGCTTGAAGTGTCCGAGGACAAATGGATTTCCTCCGGCTACTCGGAGAATAGTGATGTCTGATGCCGCATGGGGTTTGTCATTTGGGAAATTTTTGGAGCTCAGTTTTTCAAACCATGCGGCTGCAAGCAGGGTGGCGAGCTGCGGCCATTCATTACATAGAGATTGTCTTCGTTTCTATGG ATTTGGGAAGATGGTCGCTTGCTTTCGGTATGCATCAATTGATGTTTATTCTGTCTACCTTCCACCCGCCAAAGTGGATTTCAATTATGAGAAGCAGGAATGGATACAAAAAGAAACAGATGAG GTTATTGATCGGGCAGAGCTTCTTTTTTCTGAAGTACTTAATGTTCTTCGTCAAATTGCGGAGAAAAGATCTGGTTCAGGATCGCATAGTAGTGGCATGGTAACACCTGAATCGAGACACCAAATTGTCGAACTGGAAGGAATGTTACAAAGGGAGAAGGTGGAATTTGAG GAATTGCTCCAGAAAACTTTGAACAGAGAAGCTAAAAAGGGCCAGCCTGCTATTGACATTTTGGAGATCAATCGGCTGCGAAGGCAGCTGCTTTTCCAATCTTACATGTGGGACCATCGCTTAGTTTATGCTGCCAGTTTAGAGAATAACAGACACAGCGATGGTTTGAATAGCTCAACTCCAGATGAGGGGAAACCTGCAACTAATAGTGAAGATATTGCTGATAATGTGGCAATAAATCCAGGAAAAAGTTATAATAGTTGTGATTCCTTTCTTGTGGATGCAATGCTTAACAAAGGATTTGACCACGGGGAAGACATTGCCAACACTGTCCACTCTGAAATGGTGAATAAAGAGAGAGACAGCGGCCGaaattcaaaatatgaaaacgaagATCAGTGTAATCTCTCTGATGGAGTTAGCACCTGTGATCAATCTGATCCTTTGAAACCAAGGGCAGGTATTCGTAAATCCCTCTCTGATGGTCAGTTTCCTGTCATAATGGATTTGTCAGATACCCTTGACACTGCATGGACTGGTGAAAATCAATGTGGATTTGGAACAGCGAAGGACAGTACCCGCACAGTTCCTGTTTTAGGTCTAGCAGATTCAAGTGCCTCTCCCGTGAAGGACGGATTGAACTTAGACCATGCAGAAGACCAGAATGGGCCCAAGCTTGCGCATTCTGCTTCTGGATTATCTACCAAGGGGTCTGAAAATATGGAAGACTCTGTAAGCTGGTTGAAAATGCCCTTTTTAAACTTCTACTTCAATAAGAATTTTTTATCTGCTTCTCAGAAGCTTGATACACTTGGCGAGTATAATCCGGTCTATGTTTCATCCTTTCGGGAGTTGGAACTTAAAGGTGGGGCTAGGCTGCTTCTGCCTGTGGGGGTAAATGATACTGTTGTCCCCGTATATGATGATGAGCCCACGAGTCTTATATCTTATGCCCTTGCCTCACCAGATTATCAATTGCAAATAAGTGATGAGGGGGAAAGAACAAGAGACAATGGCGATGTTAGTTTGTCTGACTCTCTCACTACGCAGTCACACCATCCTGATGATGACACAACATCTGAATCCCATCGAAGCTTTGGGTCTACTGAGGAGAGCCTTTTGCCCACATATGGATCTCGTAGCTCCCTGGGTTTGGATCCACTTTCATACACAAAAGCTTTGCATGCAAGAGTTTCTTTCGGAGATGATAGCCCACTTGGTCAGGTTAAATACTCAGTGACGTGTTACTATGCAAAACGTTTTGAAGCCTTAAGAAGGATTTGCTGCCCATCTGAGCTTGACTATGTAAGATCTCTCAGTCGTTGTAAAAAGTGGGGAGCCCAAGGTGGAAAGAGCAATGTCTTTTTTGCTAAAAGCTTGGATGACCGGTTTATCATCAAACAAGTCACCAAGACGGAGTTGGAATCTTTCATAAAGTTTGCTCCCAGTTATTTCAAATACCTATCTGAATCAATTGGCACAAAAAGTCCAACATGCCTGGCAAAGATTTTGGGGATCTATCAG GTTACATCAAAACATCTTAAAGGAGGGAAAGAGTCGAAGATAGATGTCTTAGTTATGGAGAATCTTTTGTTTGGAAGAAATATTACGCGGCTCTATGATCTCAAAGGATCTTCACGGTCTCGTTATAATCCTGATTCTAGTGGGAGCAACAAAGTACTGCTGGATCAGAACTTGATTGAAGCAATGCCCACATCTCCGATCTTTGTGGGAAACAAGCCAAAGCGTGTGTTGGAGAGAGCTGTCTGGAATGATACTGCTTTTCTTGCT TCAATTGACGTAATGGATTATTCACTACTGGTTGGGGTGGACGAAGAGAATCATGAGTTAGTACTTGGAATTATTGATTTCATGAGGCAGTATACATGGGATAAGCACCTTGAAACTTGGGTTAAAGCTTCGGGCATCCTCGGTGGGCCAAAGAACGCTTCTCCAACTGTAGTTTCCCCAAAGCAGTACAAAAAAAGGTTCCGGAAAGCAATGACAACCTATTTTCTGATGGTTCCAGATCAGTGGTCTCCTCCGTCGATTGTTGCAAGTACATCCCAGTCTGATTTGGGCGAAGACACAGGTGGTAATTCGGTTGAATGA